The Bartonella sp. TP genomic sequence GCAAGTGGCAAATTGTACAACCCCAGCTAATTATTTTCATATATTAAGACGTCAGTTAAAAAGAGATTTCAGAAAACCATTAATTATGATGACGCCAAAATCGCTGCTACGTCATAAGCGTGCGCAATCTAGCTTCGCAGAATTAGCGCAAGACAGTGGCTTTAAGCGTATTTTGCCAGATACAGCTTCTTTGCAAAATGATGCTAAAATTCGCCGTGTTATATTATGTAGCGGCAAGGTTTATTATGATTTATATGAAGAGCGGGAAAAACGTGGAATAGATGATATTTATATTATTCGACTAGAACAACTATACCCGTTGCCAGCGACAGAATTAGCACAAGAGCTGAGCCGTTTTTCTTCTGCTCAGATGATTTGGTGTCAAGAAGAGCCGAAGAATATGGGTGCATGGAGCTTTATTGAGCCGCATCTAGAAGCAACATTAATAAGTATAAATGCAAAATATACCAGAGCACGCTATGTGGGACGGCCCGCAGCAGCCTCGCCTTCCGTTGGCTTAATGTCGGAGCATTTGAAGCAGCTAGCCGCATTTTTAGAAGATGCGCTAGGGCAATAGAATTATATAAACAGGAATATGGGAAAATATCATGGCTAAAGAAATTACTGTTCCAACCTTGGGCGAGTCGGTTACCGAGGCAACAATAGGTAAATGGTTTAAACAAATCGGTGACAATGTTGCGGTAGATGAGCCTATAGTTGAGCTAGAAACTGACAAGGTAACTATAGAAGTGCCTTCGCCTGTAGCAGGTAAACTAACGGAACATGTGGCAAAAGAAGGTGATACAGTTGCTCTAGGGGCGATATTGGCGTATGTAGAAGAAGGTAGTGCAGGCAATACTGCAGCGCCTGTCCCTGCTGCTGTCATTAGTACACCAAGCGCTCCAGCTGCATCTGCTGCTATGCCAGCTTCGCCAGCGGCAACAAAAATCATGGCAGAAAATAATTTAGCCGCCGCACAAGTTGAAGGTAGCGGCAAGCGTGGTCAAATTCTAAAGGGCGACGTGTTAGATGCAATGGCGAATAAGCCGCAGCAAGCCATTAACTCCATTGCGAATGGCCCACGCGAAGAGCGGGTGCGTATGACTAAACTGCGCCAGACTATTGCTAAACGCTTGAAGGAAGCGCAAAATATAGCAGCTATGCTCACAACTTTTAATGAAGTTGACATGCATGCTGTAATGGAGCTGCGTAAACGCTACAAGGATGTTTTTGAGAAAAAACATGGAGTAAAATTGGGTTTTATGGGCTTTTTTACGAAGGCCGTATGCCATGCACTAAAAGAATTGCCTGCCATAAATGCACAAATAGATGGCGATGATATTGTCTATAAAAATTATGTAAATGCTGGTATAGCGGTAGGTACACCGAAAGGTCTAGTGGTGCCTGTGGTGCGCGATGCCGACCAAATGAGCATAGCCGAGATAGAAAAAGAAATAGGAAGACTCGGTGCACTGGCACGTGATGGCAAATTGGCAGTGGCAGATATGCAAGGCGGTAGCTTTACCATAACCAATGGCGGGGTTTATGGATCGCTTATGTCTACGCCTATTTTAAATGCTCCACAATCTGGCATTTTAGGTATTCACGCTGTGAAAGAACGGCCTGTAGTAATAGATGGCCAGATTGTAATACGGCCAATGATGTATTTGGCGCTTTCTTATGACCACCGTATTGTTGACGGCAAAGAAGCTGTAACTTTCTTGGTTCGCGTTAAAGAATCTTTAGAAGACCCAGAACGTTTAGTTTTGGACCTATAGATTTAACTGAAAGGAATATAGTAAAATGGCATATGATGTTGTTGTTATCGGGGCTGGCCCTGGCGGGTATGTAGCGGCTATTAAATCTGCACAATTGGGGCTAAAAACTGCGATTGTCGAAAAAAGATCGGCGCTTGGCGGTACATGCCTAAATGTTGGCTGTATTCCTTCCAAAGCATTGCTATATGGCTCAGCGCTTTTTGCCGAGCTTAATCATGGTGTTGAAAATTTAGGTATAGAAATTGCAGCACCGAAGCTAAATTTGCCCAATTTGATGAAGCATAAGCAAGAAACGGTTTCTGCTAATACCAATGGCGTGGCATTTTTAATGAAAAAAAACAAGATTGATGTTGTTTATGGTGCTGGTAAAATCCTAAAAGTTGGGCTGGTTGAAGTAAAAGCAGAAGATGGTAAACTTCAACAATTGGAAGCCAAGAATATCATAATTGCTACCGGGTCAGATATAGCTGGTGTACCGGGTTTGAACATTGAATTTGACGAAAAAATTATAGTTTCCTCTACTGGCGCTCTTTCGTTGGAATCAGTGCCAAAAAAATTAGCTGTGGTAGGCGCTGGTGTTATAGGTTCTGAGCTAGGCACAGTTTGGCAACGTCTGGGTTCCGAAGTAACAATAATTGAATATCTTGATAAAGTTTTGGGCGCTACGGATAAGGAAATATCCAAGCAATTCCAAAAATTGATGGAAGCACAAGGCATTAGCTATAAGCTAAACTCAAAAGTAACAGCAATAGAAAAAAATAGCAAAGGTGCTAAAGTCACTTATCAAGCTAATGAAGGTGGGGCAAGCCAAACCCTAGATGCCGATGTGGTGCTTATAGCCACTGGTCGCCGACCTTATACAGAAGGACTGGGCCTAGAAGAATTAGGTATAGAGCGCGATAAGCGTGGATTTATAAATATAAATCAACATTGGCAAACCAATATTGCATCCATTTATGCTATAGGTGACGTAGTAGCTGGGCCTATGCTGGCACATAAAGCCGAGGATGAAGGTGTTGCAGTAGCTGAAATTTTGGCTGGACAAAAAGGCCATGTGAATTATGATGTAATACCTAGTGTAGTCTATACAGAGCCAGAGGTGGCAAGCGTAGGCAAAACAGAAGAAGAGCTAAAAGCAGCTGGTATAGCCTATAATGTGGGTAAATTTCCATTTACAGCTAATGGCCGAGCTAGATCTATGAATCGTACGGCTGGTTTTGTAAAAATATTAGCTGATAAAAAAACCGATAAGGTGTTAGGCGGTCATATTATAGGCTTTGGCGCTGGCGAGATGATCCATGAGATTGCAGTGCTTATGGAATTTGGTGGTTCTAGTGAAGATTTAGGTCGCACCTGCCATGCGCACCCCACAATGTCTGAAGCAGTTAGAGAAGCAGCCTTAGCAACATTTGCCAAGCCTTTGCATATGTAAGAATATAAGATGTTTTGCCAAGCTCTAGAGCTTGGCATCTATGTTATTTTCTCTGATATAAGAAGGCAAGCCCATTATATCTAGTAAATGCAAAAATGGCTTAGCTGGCAACTCTTCAACATTGGCCATTTTTTTAACATCCCATTCGCCTTTGGCTATTAATATTGCTGCTGCTGTTGGTGGGACACCTGCTGTATAAGATATGGCTTGCGACTCTGTTTCTGCATAAGCTTCCTCGTGGTCAGCAATATTATATAAAAATATTTCGCGTGCTTTGCCGTTTTTGGTGCCTTTTATTAAATCGCCAATACAGGTTTTGCCTTTATATTCTGGCGCCAATGATGCAGGATCTGGCAAGACTGCTTTTACCACACGTAATGGTACTATTTCGTTGCCATCGGCCAATTTTACTGGCTGTTCGGACAAAAGACCCAAATTTTTTAAAACAGTGAATACTGTTATATATCTTTCGCCAAACCCCATCCAAAAGCGAATATTTGGGACGTTTAGATTTTTTGATAGGGAGTGTATTTCATCATGGCCTGTCATATACGCCATTGATTTGCCCACTACCGGTAGATCCCATTCATGGCCAATTTCAAACATTTTATTTGACTGCCATTGGCTATTTTGCCATGACCAAACTTGGCCAGTGAATTCACGAAAATTGATCTCTGGGTCAAAATTAGTAGCAAACCAGCGCCCATGGCTGCCAGCATTAATATCTATGATATCTATATCGCTAATTTCGTCAAAATAATCGTTAGCCGCCAAAGCAGCATAAGCATTCACGACACCGGGGTCGAAACCTGCTCCTAAAATTGCTGTTATACCAGCCTGGGCACAAGCTTCTCGCTGCTGCCATTCATAATTATTATACCATGGCGGGGTTTCGCAGATTTTTAACGGGTCTTCGTGAATAGCGGTATCGATATAAGCTACCTTGGCCTCTATGCAAGCCCGTAATATGGACATGTTTAAAAAAGCCGTGCCAACATTTATAACTATTTCGCAATTATTACTTTTAATCAATTTTATCGTTGCGGCAATGTCGGTGGCATCTAATTGATGTGCTACAATTTTATTATTAGTTTTTGGTGCTTTTTTGCGATGCAGAGAGGCTATAATATTTTCAATCGGGGCTAATCTACGCGAAGCAATATGGATATCGCCTAGGATATCATTATTTTGTGCACATTTATGTGCTACTACTTTTGCTACGCCGCCTGCCCCAATGATTAATATATTTTTTTTCATAATTACGCTTTCACAATTTAAAGATTAAGATAAGCTTGCCTTATAATCCTCATAGCCAAATTCACGCTGAATCTTAAAAGAGCCGTCTAATTCTTTTATAACTATATTTGGCATAGTTACCCCATTAAACCAGTTTTTCTTTACTATAGTATATGCAGCTGCATTTTCAATAGAAATTTTACTACCCACTTCTAAGGGCTGCGAAAAGCGGTAGCTGCCAAAAACATCGCCCGCTAAGCAAGATTTGCCACAAATCATATATTCATAATTGCCTTGATTCGGTAAAATTTTTGCTGATTCCCGGTATACTAGTAAGTCAAGCATATGTGCCTCAATAGAGGAATCCACAATTGCGAGCCGCTTGCCATTGTGTAGAATGTCGAGTACGCTAACTTCTAAAGTAGCGCTGTGGCTTACTGCTGCCTCGCCTGGCTCTAGATATAGCTGAATGCTATATCTTTCTGCAAATTGCCTAAGCCTTTTTGCCAAAGCTTCTAGGGGATAATTTTCTGCGGTAAAAGCAATTCCGCCGCCAAGACTAACCCATTCTACCTGGTGGAATAAATCGCCAAATTCTTGCTCTATATGGTGTAGCATTTGGTCGAAGCGAGCAAAATCGTGATTTTCACAGTTATTATGAATCATAAATCCAGAAATAAGATCTAATGATGCTTTTATATTTTCTTTATCTAATTCACCAAGTCGGCTGAACGGGCGCGCAGGGTCTGCCAAATCGAAATCAGAGCTGCTGATTTGCGGGTTAATGCGCAAGCCGCGGGCAATATTTTGTGTAGCATCACTAAACCGGTTGAGCTGGCT encodes the following:
- a CDS encoding carboxynorspermidine decarboxylase, producing the protein MLQTPYYLLDKSKLLINMERIKKLSDLSGAKALLALKCFASWGVFDMMRQYMAGTTSSSLYELRLGAQEFGGETHGYSVAWADHEITQAIGYCDKLIFNSASQLNRFSDATQNIARGLRINPQISSSDFDLADPARPFSRLGELDKENIKASLDLISGFMIHNNCENHDFARFDQMLHHIEQEFGDLFHQVEWVSLGGGIAFTAENYPLEALAKRLRQFAERYSIQLYLEPGEAAVSHSATLEVSVLDILHNGKRLAIVDSSIEAHMLDLLVYRESAKILPNQGNYEYMICGKSCLAGDVFGSYRFSQPLEVGSKISIENAAAYTIVKKNWFNGVTMPNIVIKELDGSFKIQREFGYEDYKASLS
- the lpdA gene encoding dihydrolipoyl dehydrogenase gives rise to the protein MAYDVVVIGAGPGGYVAAIKSAQLGLKTAIVEKRSALGGTCLNVGCIPSKALLYGSALFAELNHGVENLGIEIAAPKLNLPNLMKHKQETVSANTNGVAFLMKKNKIDVVYGAGKILKVGLVEVKAEDGKLQQLEAKNIIIATGSDIAGVPGLNIEFDEKIIVSSTGALSLESVPKKLAVVGAGVIGSELGTVWQRLGSEVTIIEYLDKVLGATDKEISKQFQKLMEAQGISYKLNSKVTAIEKNSKGAKVTYQANEGGASQTLDADVVLIATGRRPYTEGLGLEELGIERDKRGFININQHWQTNIASIYAIGDVVAGPMLAHKAEDEGVAVAEILAGQKGHVNYDVIPSVVYTEPEVASVGKTEEELKAAGIAYNVGKFPFTANGRARSMNRTAGFVKILADKKTDKVLGGHIIGFGAGEMIHEIAVLMEFGGSSEDLGRTCHAHPTMSEAVREAALATFAKPLHM
- the odhB gene encoding 2-oxoglutarate dehydrogenase complex dihydrolipoyllysine-residue succinyltransferase yields the protein MAKEITVPTLGESVTEATIGKWFKQIGDNVAVDEPIVELETDKVTIEVPSPVAGKLTEHVAKEGDTVALGAILAYVEEGSAGNTAAPVPAAVISTPSAPAASAAMPASPAATKIMAENNLAAAQVEGSGKRGQILKGDVLDAMANKPQQAINSIANGPREERVRMTKLRQTIAKRLKEAQNIAAMLTTFNEVDMHAVMELRKRYKDVFEKKHGVKLGFMGFFTKAVCHALKELPAINAQIDGDDIVYKNYVNAGIAVGTPKGLVVPVVRDADQMSIAEIEKEIGRLGALARDGKLAVADMQGGSFTITNGGVYGSLMSTPILNAPQSGILGIHAVKERPVVIDGQIVIRPMMYLALSYDHRIVDGKEAVTFLVRVKESLEDPERLVLDL
- a CDS encoding saccharopine dehydrogenase family protein, coding for MKKNILIIGAGGVAKVVAHKCAQNNDILGDIHIASRRLAPIENIIASLHRKKAPKTNNKIVAHQLDATDIAATIKLIKSNNCEIVINVGTAFLNMSILRACIEAKVAYIDTAIHEDPLKICETPPWYNNYEWQQREACAQAGITAILGAGFDPGVVNAYAALAANDYFDEISDIDIIDINAGSHGRWFATNFDPEINFREFTGQVWSWQNSQWQSNKMFEIGHEWDLPVVGKSMAYMTGHDEIHSLSKNLNVPNIRFWMGFGERYITVFTVLKNLGLLSEQPVKLADGNEIVPLRVVKAVLPDPASLAPEYKGKTCIGDLIKGTKNGKAREIFLYNIADHEEAYAETESQAISYTAGVPPTAAAILIAKGEWDVKKMANVEELPAKPFLHLLDIMGLPSYIRENNIDAKL